One part of the Streptomyces nigra genome encodes these proteins:
- a CDS encoding STM4015 family protein: MTIGDHLHELYRLPAHAFPGPGTPAGPLPEPDSVAWRISADVYDSEESWTAAFTRFCETVDTTRVRALIVGAWEEAYESDPSEVIEALLAARDRLPALRALFLGDMVMEECEISWINQTDVAPLLTGFPALEEFGVRGGSGLGFTVGQHSALRRLVVETGGLPASVVRGIGAGDLPALEHLDLWLGTPDYGGDSEAADLEPILSGARLPRLRHLALRNSEMQDAVAAAVAAAPVVARLEVLDLSMGVLTDEGAEALLSGQPLTHLKKLDLHHHYLSAAFEKRVRQALEPAGVEVDLDRDDAEEETEEGGTVWRYVSVGE; encoded by the coding sequence ATGACCATCGGTGACCACCTGCACGAGTTGTACCGGCTGCCCGCTCACGCCTTCCCGGGCCCTGGCACCCCGGCCGGCCCTCTGCCCGAGCCGGACTCCGTCGCCTGGCGGATCTCCGCGGACGTGTACGACTCCGAGGAGAGCTGGACCGCGGCGTTCACCCGCTTCTGCGAGACCGTCGACACCACCCGGGTGCGCGCCCTGATCGTCGGCGCCTGGGAGGAGGCCTACGAGTCCGACCCCTCCGAGGTCATCGAGGCCCTGCTGGCCGCCCGCGACCGGCTGCCCGCGCTGCGCGCCCTGTTCCTGGGCGACATGGTGATGGAGGAGTGCGAGATCTCCTGGATCAACCAGACCGATGTCGCACCGCTCCTGACCGGCTTCCCCGCCCTGGAGGAGTTCGGCGTGCGCGGCGGCTCGGGCCTCGGCTTCACCGTCGGGCAGCACTCCGCGCTGCGCCGTCTCGTCGTGGAGACCGGCGGCCTGCCCGCGTCGGTGGTGCGCGGCATCGGCGCCGGCGACCTGCCCGCGCTGGAGCACCTCGACCTGTGGCTGGGCACGCCCGACTACGGCGGCGACAGCGAAGCCGCCGACCTGGAGCCGATCCTGTCCGGTGCCCGGCTGCCGCGCCTGCGCCATCTGGCCCTGCGCAACAGCGAGATGCAGGACGCGGTGGCCGCGGCCGTCGCCGCCGCCCCCGTCGTGGCCCGCCTGGAGGTCCTGGACCTGTCCATGGGCGTGCTGACCGACGAGGGCGCGGAGGCGCTGCTGAGCGGTCAGCCGCTGACCCATCTGAAGAAGCTCGACCTGCACCACCACTACCTGAGCGCGGCCTTCGAGAAGCGGGTGCGGCAGGCGCTGGAGCCGGCCGGTGTGGAGGTCGACCTCGACCGCGACGACGCGGAGGAGGAGACCGAGGAGGGCGGCACTGTCTGGCGCTACGTCTCCGTCGGCGAGTGA
- a CDS encoding STM4014 family protein, protein MAAGVRFAVVGNPGNRRVTLFADAVRAAGLPGPRVVPWTDVLRRGGARFAPGEIVRVDSPGEDPEVDRMLRGAAEPTRVEGSARWYAGFTAALRSLRGGVRLDDPDEVSVLFDKRRCHAVLDAAGVPVPFSPTSGPDGAPVRGWDDVRTLMRTHRMARLFVKPAHGSSASGVLAVEAGGGRIRATTSVEVTADGRLYNSLRLRRYEDERDVAAVVDALAPDGLHLERWVPKASQQGRATDFRVVVVAGRATHAVVRTSRSPLTNLHLGGRRGDLDAARAAVVAAGGRWSEVLEVCERAAACFPRTLCVGVDLLPAVGWRRMVVGEVNAFGDLLPGLTGLPGSGAEGLDTYGAQVAAVLRGPARPEVPRSAAAAASSLHGHPNGTQAGAPRASARPR, encoded by the coding sequence GTGGCGGCCGGTGTGCGCTTCGCGGTGGTCGGCAATCCCGGCAACCGCCGCGTGACGCTGTTCGCCGACGCGGTGCGCGCGGCGGGCCTGCCCGGCCCCCGCGTGGTGCCGTGGACGGACGTCCTGCGCCGGGGAGGCGCCCGCTTCGCCCCCGGCGAGATCGTCCGCGTCGACTCCCCCGGTGAGGATCCCGAGGTGGACCGCATGCTGCGGGGCGCTGCGGAACCCACCCGGGTGGAGGGATCGGCGCGTTGGTACGCCGGGTTCACGGCCGCGCTGCGCAGTCTGCGCGGCGGCGTCCGACTGGACGACCCGGACGAGGTGTCCGTGCTGTTCGACAAGCGCCGCTGCCACGCGGTTCTGGACGCGGCGGGCGTGCCGGTGCCCTTCTCCCCCACCTCCGGACCGGACGGCGCCCCGGTGCGCGGCTGGGACGACGTGCGGACGCTGATGCGTACCCACCGGATGGCGCGGCTGTTCGTCAAACCCGCCCACGGGTCGTCGGCGTCCGGAGTCCTCGCCGTGGAGGCGGGCGGCGGCCGGATCAGGGCGACCACGTCCGTCGAGGTGACCGCGGACGGCCGGCTGTACAACTCCCTGAGGCTGCGCCGCTACGAGGACGAGCGGGACGTCGCCGCCGTCGTCGACGCCCTCGCCCCGGACGGCCTGCACCTGGAGCGGTGGGTGCCCAAGGCGTCCCAGCAGGGCCGCGCGACCGACTTCCGGGTGGTCGTGGTGGCCGGCCGGGCCACGCACGCCGTGGTGCGCACCAGCCGTTCGCCCCTGACCAACCTCCATCTGGGCGGTCGCCGCGGCGACCTCGACGCGGCCCGTGCGGCCGTCGTGGCGGCGGGCGGCCGCTGGAGCGAGGTGCTGGAGGTCTGCGAGCGGGCGGCCGCGTGTTTTCCGCGCACCCTGTGCGTCGGCGTCGACCTGCTGCCGGCCGTCGGCTGGCGCCGGATGGTCGTGGGCGAGGTCAACGCCTTCGGCGATCTGCTGCCCGGTCTCACCGGCCTGCCCGGCAGCGGCGCGGAGGGCCTGGACACCTACGGCGCACAGGTCGCGGCGGTGCTGCGCGGACCCGCCCGCCCCGAGGTCCCCCGGTCGGCGGCAGCTGCGGCCTCCTCACTGCACGGTCACCCGAACGGGACGC